The proteins below are encoded in one region of Garra rufa chromosome 12, GarRuf1.0, whole genome shotgun sequence:
- the gpbp1l1 gene encoding vasculin-like protein 1, with product MAQHDFVPAWLNFSTPQPAKSPAAPLEKHGEHFPRGDSRPGVNRRRHNSSDGFFNNDPLRAPGGDGWQQPSLLRHDSVDSGVAKGTQGGLGGGPGWKETPSWHGAQRGQEGPHHHHARHIKRGGGERDRQGVHRQRNGNFHPRKGGPYQDRYSDEERNDDKLKFVDEDFPSLNPETTGKPASQPRAVGTPAGVWENPPSAKQAMSKMLVIKKVSKEDPSAAFSAGFASAGPLPANGSKVSIPGPSVYKNLVPKPATAPTKPGPWKPNGRETKVGLHFSGRDSAFTSPVSVTKPLTPVSAPAHGTSKEPPSSTTPPIDITPSRLKLMRRSTDRKSEFLRGLKDERNGDVTDCHSPGAPAEGEGSTPEPKEFGESHENGISHSLSDSDPEHLSSSLEAEHRLLKAMGWQEYPENDDNFQPLTEDELKEFQAKTEQMKKIGLRRNGVLLKPRSVTLLTWRNTPNPGLEEGSESETSSSSQTSDDDDT from the exons ATGGCGCAGCATGACTTTGTTCCTGCCTGGCTTAACTTCTCCACGCCTCAGCCCGCCAAG TCCCCTGCTGCCCCCCTTGAGAAGCATGGAGAGCACTTTCCCCGCGGAGACAGCCGGCCGGGAGTAAACCGCCGCAGGCACAATTCTTCCGATGGCTTTTTCAACAATGACCCACTAAGGGCACCTGGAG GTGATGGGTGGCAGCAGCCGTCTCTGTTGAGGCATGACTCTGTAGACTCTGGTGTTGCGAAGGGGACTCAGGGGGGATTGGGAGGCGGACCAGGGTGGAAGGAGACCCCCAGCTGGCATGGGGCACAGAGGGGCCAGGAAGGTCCTCACCACCACCATGCTCGGCATATCAAACGTGGTGGAGGCGAGAGGGACAGACAAGGGGTTCACCGACAGCGCAATGGAAACTTTCATCCACGCAAAGGGGGCCCATATCAGGACAGATATTCTGATGAGGAGCGCAATGATGACAAGCTCAAGTTTGTTGATGAGGATTTT CCCTCCTTGAACCCAGAGACAACCGGAAAGCCAGCCAGTCAGCCTCGTGCTGTCGGGACTCCGGCAGGAGTATGGG AGAACCCCCCTAGTGCTAAGCAGGCTATGTCTAAGATGCTGGTCATTAAGAAAGTGTCTAAGGAGGATCCCAGTGCTGCATTTTCAGCTGGTTTTGCCAGTGCTGGCCCTCTGCCCGCCAATGGTTCTAAAGTCTCCATCCCTGGACCCAGCGTCTACAAGAATCTGGTCCCCAAACCTGCCACTGCCCCCACCAAG CCTGGGCCATGGAAACCCAACGGAAGGGAAACTAAAGTGGGTTTGCATTTCTCTGGACGGGATTCGGCCTTCACCAGCCCAGTTTCTGTGACCAAACCTCTGACACCCGTCAGTGCACCTGCCCATGGCACTTCTAAAGAG CCACCCTCCAGCACTACCCCTCCCATAGACATCACCCCCTCACGGCTAAAGCTGATGCGGCGCAGCACAGACCGTAAGAGTGAGTTCCTGCGTGGGCTCAAGGATGAGAGAAATGGGGATGTGACTGACTGCCACAGTCCAGGAGCTCCAGCAGAG GGAGAGGGAAGTACCCCAGAACCAAAAGAGTTCGGAGAGAGTCATGAGAACGGCATCTCCCACTCTCTCAGTGACTCAGACCCAGAGCACTTGTCCAGCTCTCTGGAGGCGGAACACAG GTTGCTGAAGGCAATGGGATGGCAAGAATACCCAGAAAATGATGACAACTTCCAGCCCCTCACTGAGGATGAACTCAAAGAGTTTCAAGCTAAAACTGAACAG ATGAAGAAGATTGGTCTAAGACGTAACGGTGTGCTCTTGAAGCCACGAAGCGTGACCCTGCTAACCTGGAGGAACACCCCAAACCCTGGCCTGGAAGAGGGCTCCGAGTCTGAGACGAGCAGTAGCAGCCAGACCTCCGATGATGACGATACCTAA